DNA from Halogeometricum sp. S1BR25-6:
GGACGACCCGAGCGACGCGGAACCCGATGGCGAAAACGACGCCGCGTCCGACGCCGGCGCGGAGGAGGCGGCGGATGACTCGTCTGGCGGCCAGTTCACCATGGAGGACTTCTAAATGCGCTTCGACCGGATTCGACTGCAGAACTTCAAGCCCTACGCGGACACCGACCTCGACCTGACCGACGGCGTGACCGTCATCCACGGGCTGAACGGCAGCGGGAAGTCCTCGCTGCTCGAAGCGTGCTTCTTCGCGCTGTACGGCGCGCACGCGTTGGACGAGACGTTGGAGGACGTGATGACGACCGGCACCGAGGAGGCCGAAGTCGAGTTGTGGTTCACCCACGACGGCGCGTCCTACCACATCGACCGGCGCCTCCGGAAGTCCGGCGACCGGGTCCAGACCGCGAAATGCGTCCTCGAAGGCCCGGAGACGACCGTCGACGGCTCCCGCGACGTGCGCGGGTTCGTCACCGACCTCCTGCGGATGGACGCCGAGGCGTTCGTCAACTGCGCGTACGTCCGGCAAGGGGAAGTAAACAAACTCATCAACGCGACGCCCGCCCAGCGACAGGACACGATAGACGAACTGCTCCAACTCGGCAAACTGGAGGAGTACCGCGTCCGCGCGGGCAACGCCCGCCTCGGCGTCGAGGACGTGCTGACCGAACGGCGCGGCGGTCTCTCGAAGGTCGACTCACAGATAGAAGCCAAGGAGGACGCGGACCTCCACGCGCGGTTGAACGCCCTGGAGACCGAACTCGGCGAGGTCGACGCGAAGATACAGCGCTACGAGGAACAGCGCGAGAAGGCGGCGTCGACGCGCGAAGACGCCGAGGACGTCCTCGAAACCTACCGCGAGAAGCGCGCGGAACTGGACGACTTGGAGGAGGACATCGCCGACCTGCGCGAAACCGTCGAGGCCGACGAACGGACGCGCGAGTCGCTCCGGAGCGAGGTCGGCGAGGCGCGCGACCGGGTCGAGGAACTCCGCGCTCGCGTCGACGACCTGCGCTCTGCGGCGGACCTCGACGAGGCGACGGCGGACGCCCTCGCCGCTCGGCGCGAGAAACTCGACGCTCGGGAGGCGGAGACGCGCGAGGAACTGACCGACGCGCGCCAGCGCCGAACGATGCTGTCGAACCAGGCCGAGAAGCTCCGCGAACGCGCCGAGGAGTTCGAGTCGCGGGCGGCCGAGAAGCGCTCTCGGGCGAGCGAACTGGACGAGGCCGCCGCGGAGGCCGAAGACGAACTCGAATCGCGCAGGGACCGCCTCGACGAACTGGAGGACGAACTCGACGCCCTCGAAGGGGAGTTCGCGGACGCACCCGCCGAACTCGGCGAGGCGTCGGCGCACCGCGAGGAGATTCGAGAGACGCTGACCGACGTACGCGAGCGACTCACCGAGGCGAACGCCGAACTGGAGAACGTCCGCGACAGACTCGAGGAGGCGCGGGACCTCCGCGAGGCGGGCAAGTGCCCCGAGTGCGGCCAACCCGTCGAGGACTCCCCGCACGTCGACGCCATCGGCGAGTACGAGGCGCGCATCGAGGAGTTGGAGGCGACGCTCTCGGACCTCCGCGAGCGGCGCGAGGCGCTCGAATCGAAGGCCGACCGCGCCGAAGAACTCGTCGAGGCGGAGAACAGGGTCGGCGAACTCCGGAGCAGCCGAGACCTGTTCGAGGAGCGCATCGAGGACGCCGAAGCGGCCGTCGAGGAGCGCCGGACTGAGGCCGAGTCGCTGCGCGAGGCGGCCGACGAACTCGACGCGGAGGCCGAGGAGAAGCGCTCGGCGGCGTCGGCGCAGGCGGAGGCGGCCGAGGACGCAGCGGAGACAGTCGAGTCGCTCGAATCCGACCTGGAGACGGTCGCGGAGGCCGAGGAGCGACTCGACGCGCTGTCGGACCTCCGGTCGACGCTCGAAGAGACGGAGTCGGAAATCGAGCGGTTCGAGGAGCGGCGCGAGAACCTCGCCGACCTGAACGACGAGCGCCGGGAGCGCCTGGCCGAGAAACGGGAGCGTCGCTCCTCGCTCGCCGAGGAGGTCGACGAGTCGACGGTCGAGGAGGCCAGAGAGCGCAAGGAGAACGCGGCGGAGTACGTCGAACAGGTCGATGAGGAGCTGTCGGCTCTGAAAGAAGAGCGCGACGAACTTCAGAGCGACATCGGCGGCGTGAAGGGCGAACTCGCGCAGTTGGAGGAGCTCCGACAGGACCGCGAGGAACTGGCCGCGCGCGTCGACGCGCTCGAATCGCTCCACACGGAAATCGAGGAGTTGGAGGCCATGTACGGCGACCTGCGCGCGGACCTTCGGCAGCGCAACGTCGAGAGCCTCGAACGGATGCTGAACGAGACGTTCGACCTCGTCTACGGCAACGACGCCTACTCGCGCATCCGCCTCGACGGCGAGTACGAACTGACGGTGTTCCAGAAGGACGGCACCGCCCTGGACCCCGAACAGCTCTCGGGCGGCGAGCGGGCGCTGTTCAACCTCTCCTTGCGCTGCGCCATCTATCGCCTCCTCGCGGAGGGCATCGAGGGCGCCGCGCCGATGCCGCCGCTCATCCTCGACGAACCGACCGTCTTCCTCGACTCCGGGCACGTCTCGCGCCTCGTGGACCTCGTCGACGAGATGCGCGAGTTGGGCGTGCGACAGATCATCATCGTCAGCCACGACGAGGAACTGGTCGACGCGGCGGACGAACTCGTGACGGTGGAGAAGGACCCGACGAGCAACCGCTCGTCGGTGCGACAGGAGGACCCGGCGGCCCTCGCCGCCGCGGAGTCGCTGGCCGACGACTGAGGAAAGTGGATGGTGGACGGCGAGCGGCGAGTTCCGACGCGCCGGTCGCCGACTCGCTATTCGGCCGAGCGTCCGCCGCGGAGTTCCTCGACGGCTCGCTTCGTCGTCTCCGTCGCGGCGTAGCCGCGTTCGCCGTAGACGGTCGTCTCCTCGAGGAGGCCGGCCGCGCGGAACTCCCCGAGGAGGCCGTGGAGGTCGGACTCGCAGAGGTCGTAGGCGTCGAGCAACTCGACCACCGAGGCAGCCTCACGGTCGGCCAGTTCGACGAGCAGGCCCAGCGAACGCTCGTCGTGGACGGCCGTCATCAGTCGCCGTACGGGTTCGGAGACGGCGGCCGCCGCGGTTTCGAGCGGGGAGTCCCCCTCGAACGTCACATCCTCGTTCTCGACGTACCGCTCTTCGCCCGTCGCCGGGTCGCGGACGCGACTGGAGTCGCCGGAGCGTTTGACGAGCAGGTAGCGCTTGCCGTCGCCGTTGCGGACCGTCTGCATGGACGGCCGGAGGGCGGTGAAAGGAATAGGGGTTGCGCTCGGGTCGTCTCTCTTCCCCCTCGTCCCGTCCGCGGCGTCGGGTGTCACGCTCCCGTCGCTCCCGTCCGCTCGGAACTCGTGGTAGAAGGAGGGCGCCCGGCGTCCGTTCAGCTTACACGAACTCCTTCAGCGTGACCGTTCGAGTCGTCTCGACCCACGCGAGCGGGTTCTGCGGGTCGTAGAAGACGACCCCACCCTCGATGTCGTAGGACTCGACGTCGTCGAGTCCGTTCGCTTCGCCCGCCGTCGACTGCGCGGCAGGCGACCGATCCGTCCGCTTCGAGTTCGCGTGGTCGGTCATGGTAGTACAGCATGGTATGAGGTGACACACTAAATGTGTTGTGTATGCGCACCTTCTTTTTCTGACAGGTATTTTGCCGCTAACGATAGTCGCCGAGACCGGGGGTCCAACGGGGAAAAGCCGAGGTTTTTAGCCGGGAGTGCCGAACGAGTCGGCATGAAGCAGGCAGGGCTCACGGACGGCGATTGGGGCGGTGGCGGCGACGACGCCGACGGCGCGCGGCCGGAGGCCGAGGCCGCACACGTCGCGGGCGACGGGAGCCAGCACGTCTCGGACGTCGTCGACTCCGAGGAGATACGCTTTCCCGACGCCGACGGCACCGTCGAACTCGCCGTCACGCAGGTGGACTACACCGTCGAGGGGAACGGCGACCAGGAGTACCCGGTCGTCCACGTCTTCGGTCGCACGCGCGAGAACGAGACCGAGCACGTCCGCGTGCTCGGATTCGAGCCCTACTTCTACGCGCCGACCGACACGCTGGACGACGACCTCCTCGACAAGTCGGTCATCACGCGGACGGAGGACGGCTACGAGAGCATCCGCGGCGAGGAACTGACGAAAATCTGCACGCGCACGCCGCGGGACGTGGGCCGGATCCGCGACGAGTTCGACCACTACGAGGCGGACATCCTCTTTCCGAACCGCCTCCTCATCGACAAGGACATCCAGAGCGGCATCTGCGTCCCCGCGCGCCGCCTCGACGAGGACGGCACCGTCCAGGTGCCGCACGACGAAGTCGTCCCCATCGACGTCGACGCCGACCTGCGCGTGAATACCTTCGACATCGAGGTGGACGACCGCTCGGGGTTCCCCGAGGAGGGCGAAGAGCCCATCATCTGTCTCACCTCGCACGACTCCTACCGCGACGAGTACATCGCGTGGCTCTACAACGCCCCGGAGGCCGGCGACGGCGTCGCGGCGCCGACCGACCTCGGCGACTACGAACCGCTGGACGACGACACCGACGTGGAGATTCGCGCGTTCGACCGCGAGGGGGAGATGCTGGACGCGTTCGTCCGGTACATCGAGGAGACGGACCCGGACGTGCTCACCGGCTGGAACTTCGACGACTTCGACATGCCGTACTTCCTCGACCGACTGGAGGTCGTCGACCCCACCTCCGACTACGACCTCGACCCGGACCGCCTCTCCCGCGTCGGCGAGGTGTGGCGGAGCGGATGGGGCGGCCCCGACGTGAAGGGCCGCGTCGTCTTCGACCTGCTGTACGCCTACAAGCGCACGCAGTTCTCCGAGTTGGAGTCCTACCGACTGGACGCCGTCGGCGAACTCGAACTGGACGTGGGGAAGGAGCGCTACTCCGGGAGCATCGGCGACCTGTGGGAGCAGGACCCGAGACGGCTCTTGGAGTACAACGTCCGCGACGTGGAACTCTGCGTCGAGATAGACAGAAAGCAGGACGTCGTCGCCTTCTGGGACGAGGTGCGGACGTTCGTCGGCTGTAAGTTGGAGGACGCGACGACGCCCGGCGACACCGTCGACATCTACGTGCTGCACAAGGTCCACGGCGAGTTCGCCCTGCCGTCGAAGGGGCGACAGGACGCGGAAGAGTACGAGGGCGGCGCCGTCTTCGACCCCATCACGGGCGTCAAGGAGAACGTCACGGTGCTCGACCTGAAGTCGCTGTATCCGATGTGCATGGTGACGACCAACGCGTCGCCGGAGACGAAGGTCGACCCCGAGACGTACGAGGGCGACACGTTCCGCGCGCCCAACGGGACGCACTTCCGGAAGGAACCGGACGGCATCATCCGGGAGATGGTCGACGAACTCCTCGAAGAGCGAGAGGAGAAGAAACGCCTTCGCAACGAGAACGACCCCGGTAGCGCCGCCTACGAGCAGTTCGACCGCCAGCAGGGGGCGGTGAAGGTCATCATGAACTCGCTGTACGGCGTGCTGGGCTGGGACCGCTTCCGCCTGTACGACAAGGAGATGGGCGCCGCCGTCACGGCGACCGGTCGGGAGGTCATCGAGTTCACCCAGCGGACCGCCAACGAACTCGGACACTCCGTTGCATATGGTGACACTGATTCAGTCATGCTCGAACTCGGCCCGAACGTGTCGAAAGAGGAGGCCATCGAGCGCTCGTTCGACGTCGAGGAGCGAATCAACGACGCCTACGACGACTTCGCCCGCGACGAACTCGGCGTCGACCTAGAGGGAGGAGAGGAACACCGCTTCCAGATCGAGTTCGAGAAACTGTATCGGCGGTTCTTCCAGGCGGGCAAGAAGAAGCGCTACGCCGGGCACATCGTCTGGAAGGAGGGCAAGGACGTCGACGACATCGACATCACCGGCTTCGAGTACAAGCGCTCGGACATCGCGCAGGTGACCAAGGAGGTCCAGCGCGAGGTCATCGAGATGATCGTCTACGGGGAGTCCACCGACACCATCAAGGAGTACGTCCACGAGGTCATCGCCGACTTCCAGGAGGGGAACCTCCCGCTGGACGAGGTGGGGATTCCGGGCGGCATCGGCAAGCGACTCGACGCCTACGACACGCGAACCGCGCAGGTCCGCGGGTCGCTGTACGCCAACGCCTTCTTGGGGACGAACTTCGGGCGCGGGTCGAAGCCGAAGCGACTCTACTTGCGGAAAGTCCACCCTTCGTGGTTCCGTCGGATGGAAGAGGAGGAGGGGTTCGACCCCCAGCGAGACGACCTGTACGGGCAGTTCAAACGCGACCCGGACGTCATCTGCTTCGAGTACGAGGACCAACTCCCCGAGGCGTTCGAGGTGGACTGGGAGACGATGCTGGAGAAAACGCTGGAGGGTCCCATCGCCCGCATCATCGAAGCGCTCGGCATGTCGTGGGACGAGGTGAAGTCCGGTCAGCAGCAGACCGGGCTCGGTAGCTTCATGTGAGCGGCCCGCACGCCCCGGAGACGGGCGGAGACGGCCGGAACGTCGCTCGCCGGGGCTTACCGGATTCGAGGGACAGTCCAAACACGCCCTTTCTGAAAAACAAATAAATTTTCTCTCGCGTTAAGCGAGCGGTGGCGAATGCGTAACCATTATGCGTCGCAGTACCCTCGGTTCTCCTACGAGGCGACGAGACAACAATGGCTACACTCGAAATCAAGAACCTCCACGCGAAAGTCGCGGAGGAGGACGGTGAAACGATTCTTCGTGGCGTCAACCTGGAAGTCAAATCGGGCGAGATCCACGCGCTGATGGGTCCGAACGGCTCCGGGAAGTCGACCACCTCGAAGGTCATCGCGGGGCACCCCGCCTACGAGGTGACCGACGGCGAGATCCTCCTCCACCTGGAGGACGACGAGTTCGGCGACGAACTCGAGATTCCCGAGGACAAGCGCACGTGGAACCTCCTCGACCTGGAGCCGAACGAGCGCGCGGCGCTCGGCATCTTCCTCGGCTTCCAGTACCCCGCCGAGATCGAGGGCGTCACGATGACGAACTTCCTCCGCACGGCGCTGAACGCCAAACTCGAAGAGCGCGAGGAACTGTTCGAGGGTGACGAAGACGAGGAAGCCGACGACGAGGAGTCCGGCTACGAGACGTCGCCGATGGAAGGCCCCGCCGACGAGGGCGAGGTCGGGGTCGCCGAGTTCCAGCAGCTTCTGAAGGAGAAGATGGAGCTTCTGGACATGGACGAGAAGTTCGCCCAGCGCTACCTCAATGCCGGCTTCTCCGGCGGCGAGAAAAAGCAGAACGAGGTGCTGCAGGCAGCCATCCTCGAACCGTCCATCGCGGTCCTCGACGAGATCGACTCGGGGCTGGACATCGACCGCCTGCAGGACGTCTCGAACGGTATCAACGCCCTCCGCGACGAGCAGGGAACGGGCATCCTTCAGATCACCCACTACCAGCGCATCCTGGAGTACGTCGAACCCGACCACGTCCACATCATGCTCGACGGCGAGATCGCCAAGAGCGGCGACGCCTCGCTCGCAGAGCAGTTGGAGGACGAGGGGTACGACTGGGTCCGCGAGGACGTATACGGGACAGCCTAATAGGCGTCGAGCCCGCAACTACAACTAGACATCACTATGAGTTCAGATCAAAACCACCTCAAAGAAACCGACACGGAAGCCCGCTTCGAGTTCAAGAAAGAGCAGAACTCGTCGTTCCAGACCGAGAAGGGCCTGACCGAGGAGACCGTCCGCGTCATCTCCGAGGACAAAGACGAGCCCGAGTGGATGCTGCAGCGACGCCTCCGCGCGCTGGAGCAGTTCCAGAAGATGCCGATGCCGACCGACTGGCCCGGCCAGCCCGACCTCTCGGAGGTCGACGTCAACGAAATCGTCCCGTACATCCGCCCCGACGTGGAGACGCGCGGGAGCGTCGACGACTGGACGGACCTGCCGGACGACATCAAGGACACCTTCGACAAACTGGGCATCCCCGAGGCCGAGAAGAACGCGCTCTCGGGCGTCGGCGCCCAGTACGAGTCCGAAGTCGTCTACCAGAACATGCAGGAGCGCTGGCAGGACAAGGGCGTCGTCTTCATGAACATGGACCAGGCGGTCCAGGAACACGAAGACCTCGTCAAGGAGTACTTCATGACGAAGTGCGTCCCCCCGAGCGACAACAAGTTCGCGGCGCTCCACGGCGCCATCTGGTCGGGCGGGTCGTTCGTCTACGTCCCCGAGGACACGACGGTCGACATGCCCGTGCAGGCGTACTTCCGCATGAACTCCGAGGGGATGGGCCAGTTCGAGCACACGCTCATCATCGCCGAGGAGAACTCGGAAGTCCACTACATCGAAGGCTGCTCGGCGCCGAAGTACTCGGCGTTCAACCTCCACTCCGGCGGCGTCGAAGTGTTCGTCGGCGAGGACGCCCACGTGCAGTACTCGACCGTGCAGAACTGGTCGAAGAACACCTACAACCTCAACACCAAGCGCGCCATCGTCGAGAAGAACGGCCGAATGGAGTGGATTTCGGGGTCGATGGGCTCGAAGGCGACGATGCTGTACCCCGCGACCATCCTGAAGGGTCGCGGCGCCTCCGACAACCACATCACCATCGCCTTCGCCGGCGAGGGGCAGAACATCGACACCGGCGCGAAGGTCTACCACAATGCGCCGGACACGAAGTCGACCATCGAGTCCAAGTCCATCTCGAAGGACGGCGGCCGCACGAACTACCGCGGTCTCGTCCACATCTCCGAGGGCGCGCGCAACTCCTCGACGGCCGTGGAGTGCGACGCGCTGATGTTCGACAACGAGTCCACCTCGGACACGATGCCGTACATGGAGATCAACGAGTCCAGCGTCGACGTCGCCCACGAGGCGACCGTCGGTAAGATCGGCGACGAGGACATCTTCTATCTCCAGTCGCGCGGCCTCGACGACGACGACGCCAAGCAGATGATCGTCTCGGGCTTCATCGAGCCCATCACGGAGGAACTGCCCATCGAGTACGCGGTCGAACTCAACCGCCTCGTCGAACTGGAGATGGAGGGTAGCCTCGGGTAACATGAGCGCGCAGCTACCAGCCAGCCTCTCCGAGGAAACGGTCAGAGAGATATCGGACGGACGCGACGAGCCCGAGTGGCTCCTCGAGACCCGTCTGAGCGCGCTCGAAGCGCTCGAGACGGTCGACCTGCCGGACGTCATCCAGACGCCCGGCCGCCGGTGGACGGACCTCGAAGCGCTCGACTACGAGGAACTCGTCGACCCGCTGAACCAGTCCGACAAGACCGAACGCGTCACCGACGAGGGCGTCCACGTCCTCCCGTTCACCGAGGCGTTCGGCGAGTTCGGCGACGTCTTAGAGGAGAACTTCGGACAGACGCTCGACCCCGAATCGAACTACCTCACCGCGCTGTCGACGGCGCTGTTCACCACGGGTACGTTCATCTACGTACCCGAGGGCGTCGACGCCGAGGACGTGAAGGTCCGCGCGGAGATGAACTCGAAGTCGCTGTTCAGCCATACGCTGGTCGTCACCGAGGACTCCTCTTCGGTGACGATTCTCGAACGCATCGAGAGCGGTGACAGTACCGAGGGCGACCGGTACTTCTCGAACCTCGTCGAAATCACGACGGGCGAGAACTCCTACGTCCAGTACGGCTCGCTGCAGAACCTCGACGACGACACGTACCACTACACGCTCAAGCGCGGCGACACCGGCGTGTACGGTACCATCAACTGGATCGAGGGCAACATGGGTTCGCGGCTCACGCGCTCTGACGTCGAGACCGAACTCAACGGCGACTCCTCGGAGACGCAGATCGTCGGCGCGTTCTTCGGTCACGAGGACCAGCACCTCGACCTCAACGCCCGCGTCTGGCACCAGGCGGAGAACACGACCGCCGACCTCGTCACCCGCGGCGTCCTCGACGACGAGGCGCGCTCGGTGTACGAGGGCGTCCAGGACGTCGGCCGCGACGCCTGGAACACCTCCTCGTACCAGCGCGAGAACACGCTGATGCTCTCCGATGAGTCCGAGGCCGACGCCTCGCCGAAGCTCATCATCCACAACCACGACACCGAGGCCTCCCACTCCGCGACGGTGGGACAGGTCGACCGCGAGGACCTCTTCTACATGACCTCGCGGTCGGTGCCGGAACGGACCGCTCGCAACATGCTCGTGGAGGGCTTCTTCGTGCCCGTCCTCGACGAGATAGCGGTCGACGAGTTCCGAGAGGACCTCGAAGAACTCATCTCCGCGCGCCTGCGGTAAGGCGTTCTCTCCGCTTCTTTCTGCGGTCTCTCGCCGTTTTCGTCCGTTCGGAGCGACGGCGACGACCGAAGCGACCGCTCAGGGCCGACCCAGCGGCACTCGCTCGCCCTTCCGGTCGCCGCGGACCCACGCGTAGTCGCAGGCGTCCAGCGAGAACGTGCACTGGCCGTCCTCCACGTGGTACTCGCCGGGGCCGACGACGCGAGTGCTGGCGTCCGCGGGCGGTTGGAACTCGACGGTGACCTCGCGGGACTCGTCGGCGGTGTTGTGCGCGGTGAGGAGGACGGTGCTGCCCTTCGTGAGGCGGTGGACCCACACCTCCTTCGGCGGCACGTCGAGCACCGTGAGGTCGCCGGTTCCGATCTCGGAGCAGAGACGCCGGGCGTCCACGATGCGCTCGATGCGCCGGAGCAGGGAACCGGGGTCGACGATCTGGTCGGCGACGTTCACCGCGTCGTAGCCGAACTTCCCCTCGTCGGTCGCGGGGTTGACGAGTTCTTCGGGGTCGGCCGTCGAGAAGCCGCCGTTGGCGTTGTCGGACCACTGCATCGGCGTCCTGACGGCCTCGCGTTCCGGCAAGGAGAGGTTCGCGCCCATCCCTATCTCGTCGCCCGCGAGCAGCACGGGCGTGCCGGGCATCGAGAACATGAGGCTGTTGGCGAGGGCGATGCGGTCGTGGTCGCCGTCGTACAGGTCCGCGAGTCGGAGGCGGTGGCCGCGGCCGAATATCCACGAACTACCCTCTTCGTCGCCGAAGAACTGCCGACCGTGGTCCATCGCCTCCCACGGCAGTTTCAGGAGGTTCCACTCGTCGTGGTTGCGCAGGAAGTTCGCCCAGTGGCCCACGTGGGAGATGTCGGGGAGGACCTCCAGGGCGCGGTGAAGCGGCCAGGTGTCCTTCACGCCGACGCCGTAGACCAGGTGGGCGTTGAGAACGAAGTTGAACATCATATCGAAGGAGTCGCCGCCGCCGAAGTAGTACGCCAGTTCGTCCGGTTGGTCGTCGGCTTCGGCGAGGAGGACGGCCTCCTCGTTCTTCTCGTGCACCCGCGAGCGCATGCGTTTGAACAGGTCCATCGGGTCGTCCAGTTCGACGCCGTTGTGTCCCTTCGGCATCGTCATCGGGTGCGCGGCGTCGATGCGGAACCCGTCGACGCCCAGGTCGAGCCAGAACTCTAAGACCTCGAATATCTCCTCTTGGACGGCCGGATTCCCCACGT
Protein-coding regions in this window:
- a CDS encoding DNA-directed DNA polymerase, with product MKQAGLTDGDWGGGGDDADGARPEAEAAHVAGDGSQHVSDVVDSEEIRFPDADGTVELAVTQVDYTVEGNGDQEYPVVHVFGRTRENETEHVRVLGFEPYFYAPTDTLDDDLLDKSVITRTEDGYESIRGEELTKICTRTPRDVGRIRDEFDHYEADILFPNRLLIDKDIQSGICVPARRLDEDGTVQVPHDEVVPIDVDADLRVNTFDIEVDDRSGFPEEGEEPIICLTSHDSYRDEYIAWLYNAPEAGDGVAAPTDLGDYEPLDDDTDVEIRAFDREGEMLDAFVRYIEETDPDVLTGWNFDDFDMPYFLDRLEVVDPTSDYDLDPDRLSRVGEVWRSGWGGPDVKGRVVFDLLYAYKRTQFSELESYRLDAVGELELDVGKERYSGSIGDLWEQDPRRLLEYNVRDVELCVEIDRKQDVVAFWDEVRTFVGCKLEDATTPGDTVDIYVLHKVHGEFALPSKGRQDAEEYEGGAVFDPITGVKENVTVLDLKSLYPMCMVTTNASPETKVDPETYEGDTFRAPNGTHFRKEPDGIIREMVDELLEEREEKKRLRNENDPGSAAYEQFDRQQGAVKVIMNSLYGVLGWDRFRLYDKEMGAAVTATGREVIEFTQRTANELGHSVAYGDTDSVMLELGPNVSKEEAIERSFDVEERINDAYDDFARDELGVDLEGGEEHRFQIEFEKLYRRFFQAGKKKRYAGHIVWKEGKDVDDIDITGFEYKRSDIAQVTKEVQREVIEMIVYGESTDTIKEYVHEVIADFQEGNLPLDEVGIPGGIGKRLDAYDTRTAQVRGSLYANAFLGTNFGRGSKPKRLYLRKVHPSWFRRMEEEEGFDPQRDDLYGQFKRDPDVICFEYEDQLPEAFEVDWETMLEKTLEGPIARIIEALGMSWDEVKSGQQQTGLGSFM
- a CDS encoding DUF7346 family protein — encoded protein: MQTVRNGDGKRYLLVKRSGDSSRVRDPATGEERYVENEDVTFEGDSPLETAAAAVSEPVRRLMTAVHDERSLGLLVELADREAASVVELLDAYDLCESDLHGLLGEFRAAGLLEETTVYGERGYAATETTKRAVEELRGGRSAE
- a CDS encoding ABC transporter ATP-binding protein: MATLEIKNLHAKVAEEDGETILRGVNLEVKSGEIHALMGPNGSGKSTTSKVIAGHPAYEVTDGEILLHLEDDEFGDELEIPEDKRTWNLLDLEPNERAALGIFLGFQYPAEIEGVTMTNFLRTALNAKLEEREELFEGDEDEEADDEESGYETSPMEGPADEGEVGVAEFQQLLKEKMELLDMDEKFAQRYLNAGFSGGEKKQNEVLQAAILEPSIAVLDEIDSGLDIDRLQDVSNGINALRDEQGTGILQITHYQRILEYVEPDHVHIMLDGEIAKSGDASLAEQLEDEGYDWVREDVYGTA
- a CDS encoding DUF7331 family protein; the protein is MTDHANSKRTDRSPAAQSTAGEANGLDDVESYDIEGGVVFYDPQNPLAWVETTRTVTLKEFV
- a CDS encoding alpha-amylase family protein, translating into MANPDWYRDAIIYSIDVKTFNDSDGDGWGDLRGLIDRLGYIEQLGVDCLWLRPFYPSPIQDNGYDVSDYYAVDSKLGSLGDFADLLERAHERGIRVLIDMVFNHTSDQHPWFKRARRDPYSKYHDYYLWTSDLEQAQKRGNIFPDYEDGVWTYDEVAEKHYFHQFYGFQPDLNVGNPAVQEEIFEVLEFWLDLGVDGFRIDAAHPMTMPKGHNGVELDDPMDLFKRMRSRVHEKNEEAVLLAEADDQPDELAYYFGGGDSFDMMFNFVLNAHLVYGVGVKDTWPLHRALEVLPDISHVGHWANFLRNHDEWNLLKLPWEAMDHGRQFFGDEEGSSWIFGRGHRLRLADLYDGDHDRIALANSLMFSMPGTPVLLAGDEIGMGANLSLPEREAVRTPMQWSDNANGGFSTADPEELVNPATDEGKFGYDAVNVADQIVDPGSLLRRIERIVDARRLCSEIGTGDLTVLDVPPKEVWVHRLTKGSTVLLTAHNTADESREVTVEFQPPADASTRVVGPGEYHVEDGQCTFSLDACDYAWVRGDRKGERVPLGRP
- the rad50 gene encoding DNA double-strand break repair ATPase Rad50; protein product: MRFDRIRLQNFKPYADTDLDLTDGVTVIHGLNGSGKSSLLEACFFALYGAHALDETLEDVMTTGTEEAEVELWFTHDGASYHIDRRLRKSGDRVQTAKCVLEGPETTVDGSRDVRGFVTDLLRMDAEAFVNCAYVRQGEVNKLINATPAQRQDTIDELLQLGKLEEYRVRAGNARLGVEDVLTERRGGLSKVDSQIEAKEDADLHARLNALETELGEVDAKIQRYEEQREKAASTREDAEDVLETYREKRAELDDLEEDIADLRETVEADERTRESLRSEVGEARDRVEELRARVDDLRSAADLDEATADALAARREKLDAREAETREELTDARQRRTMLSNQAEKLRERAEEFESRAAEKRSRASELDEAAAEAEDELESRRDRLDELEDELDALEGEFADAPAELGEASAHREEIRETLTDVRERLTEANAELENVRDRLEEARDLREAGKCPECGQPVEDSPHVDAIGEYEARIEELEATLSDLRERREALESKADRAEELVEAENRVGELRSSRDLFEERIEDAEAAVEERRTEAESLREAADELDAEAEEKRSAASAQAEAAEDAAETVESLESDLETVAEAEERLDALSDLRSTLEETESEIERFEERRENLADLNDERRERLAEKRERRSSLAEEVDESTVEEARERKENAAEYVEQVDEELSALKEERDELQSDIGGVKGELAQLEELRQDREELAARVDALESLHTEIEELEAMYGDLRADLRQRNVESLERMLNETFDLVYGNDAYSRIRLDGEYELTVFQKDGTALDPEQLSGGERALFNLSLRCAIYRLLAEGIEGAAPMPPLILDEPTVFLDSGHVSRLVDLVDEMRELGVRQIIIVSHDEELVDAADELVTVEKDPTSNRSSVRQEDPAALAAAESLADD
- the sufD gene encoding Fe-S cluster assembly protein SufD; this translates as MSAQLPASLSEETVREISDGRDEPEWLLETRLSALEALETVDLPDVIQTPGRRWTDLEALDYEELVDPLNQSDKTERVTDEGVHVLPFTEAFGEFGDVLEENFGQTLDPESNYLTALSTALFTTGTFIYVPEGVDAEDVKVRAEMNSKSLFSHTLVVTEDSSSVTILERIESGDSTEGDRYFSNLVEITTGENSYVQYGSLQNLDDDTYHYTLKRGDTGVYGTINWIEGNMGSRLTRSDVETELNGDSSETQIVGAFFGHEDQHLDLNARVWHQAENTTADLVTRGVLDDEARSVYEGVQDVGRDAWNTSSYQRENTLMLSDESEADASPKLIIHNHDTEASHSATVGQVDREDLFYMTSRSVPERTARNMLVEGFFVPVLDEIAVDEFREDLEELISARLR
- the sufB gene encoding Fe-S cluster assembly protein SufB; this translates as MSSDQNHLKETDTEARFEFKKEQNSSFQTEKGLTEETVRVISEDKDEPEWMLQRRLRALEQFQKMPMPTDWPGQPDLSEVDVNEIVPYIRPDVETRGSVDDWTDLPDDIKDTFDKLGIPEAEKNALSGVGAQYESEVVYQNMQERWQDKGVVFMNMDQAVQEHEDLVKEYFMTKCVPPSDNKFAALHGAIWSGGSFVYVPEDTTVDMPVQAYFRMNSEGMGQFEHTLIIAEENSEVHYIEGCSAPKYSAFNLHSGGVEVFVGEDAHVQYSTVQNWSKNTYNLNTKRAIVEKNGRMEWISGSMGSKATMLYPATILKGRGASDNHITIAFAGEGQNIDTGAKVYHNAPDTKSTIESKSISKDGGRTNYRGLVHISEGARNSSTAVECDALMFDNESTSDTMPYMEINESSVDVAHEATVGKIGDEDIFYLQSRGLDDDDAKQMIVSGFIEPITEELPIEYAVELNRLVELEMEGSLG